In Pseudomonas sp. MM213, a genomic segment contains:
- the tpx gene encoding thiol peroxidase, producing MAQVTLKGNPVQVNGQLPQAGSKAPAFSLVAGNLSDVTLASFAGKRKVLNIFPSVDTPTCATSVRKFNAQANDVANTVVLCISADLPFAQARFCGAEGLENVQNLSTLRGAEFIENYGVAIADGPLKGLTARAVVVLDENDNVLHSELVKEIAEEPNYEAALAVLK from the coding sequence ATGGCTCAAGTCACTCTCAAAGGCAACCCGGTTCAAGTCAACGGCCAACTGCCACAAGCCGGTTCCAAGGCGCCAGCCTTTTCCCTGGTTGCCGGCAATCTGTCCGACGTGACCCTGGCGAGCTTCGCCGGCAAGCGTAAAGTGCTGAACATCTTCCCAAGCGTCGACACCCCGACCTGCGCCACGTCGGTGCGCAAGTTCAACGCCCAGGCCAACGATGTCGCCAACACTGTCGTGCTGTGCATCTCCGCTGACCTGCCGTTCGCCCAAGCCCGTTTCTGCGGCGCCGAAGGCCTGGAAAACGTGCAGAACCTGTCGACCCTGCGCGGTGCCGAGTTCATCGAGAACTACGGCGTTGCGATTGCCGATGGTCCGCTCAAAGGCCTGACCGCCCGTGCCGTTGTGGTACTGGACGAGAACGACAACGTGCTGCACAGCGAGCTGGTCAAGGAAATCGCTGAAGAACCGAACTACGAAGCGGCACTTGCCGTTCTGAAATAA
- a CDS encoding MdtA/MuxA family multidrug efflux RND transporter periplasmic adaptor subunit, whose amino-acid sequence MVDHSMQSSAPRSPRRWLFGLLVLLVIAGLCWKFWPGSAAPKEGNGQKAVAGHTGRSGGMRPGFGGATGPVPVRVAPAVKGDFPLYYKALGTVTALNTINVRSRVGGELIKVSFEEGQMVKAGDLLAEIDPRPYQNALLQAEGTLLQNQAQLKNAQVDVERYRNLYREDSIAKQTLDTAEALVGQYQGTVKTNQAAVNDAKLNLEFTKIRAPITGRVGLRQLDVGNLVAANDTTALAIITQTQPISVAFTLPENSLDVVLARYRSGAKLPAEAWNRGDTQIQATGVLQSLDNQIDVTTGTLKFKARYENRDQALFPNQFVNVHLLADTLKGVVLAPSAAIQFGTNGTFVYAMDGDKKVTIRQLKVGASDGDNTVITEGLVAGDRVVLEGTDRLKEGSEVEVVNDTKDVPTTPTGHLQGKSAADATEPATTDKAKKGGA is encoded by the coding sequence ATGGTTGATCATTCAATGCAATCCTCTGCTCCCCGTAGTCCTCGTCGCTGGCTGTTCGGCCTGCTTGTCCTGTTGGTCATCGCTGGCCTGTGCTGGAAATTCTGGCCTGGCAGTGCTGCGCCAAAAGAAGGCAACGGACAAAAAGCCGTGGCCGGGCACACTGGCCGTTCGGGTGGCATGCGTCCGGGTTTCGGTGGGGCGACCGGGCCGGTTCCGGTGCGTGTGGCGCCGGCGGTCAAGGGTGACTTCCCGCTGTACTACAAGGCGTTGGGCACCGTGACGGCGCTGAACACCATTAATGTGCGCAGCCGGGTGGGCGGCGAGCTGATCAAGGTATCGTTCGAAGAAGGGCAGATGGTCAAGGCCGGTGACTTGCTGGCGGAAATCGATCCGCGTCCTTACCAGAACGCTTTGCTGCAAGCCGAAGGCACCTTGTTGCAGAATCAGGCGCAACTGAAAAACGCGCAGGTCGATGTCGAGCGTTATCGCAACCTGTACCGCGAAGACAGCATCGCCAAGCAAACCCTGGACACCGCCGAAGCGCTGGTCGGCCAGTATCAAGGCACGGTCAAGACCAATCAGGCAGCGGTCAACGACGCCAAGCTCAATCTCGAATTCACCAAAATCCGCGCGCCGATAACCGGGCGTGTGGGCTTGCGTCAGCTCGACGTCGGCAACCTGGTGGCGGCCAACGACACCACGGCGCTGGCGATCATCACCCAGACCCAACCGATCAGCGTGGCGTTCACCTTGCCGGAAAACAGCCTCGACGTGGTGCTGGCCCGCTATCGCAGCGGCGCCAAGTTGCCCGCTGAAGCGTGGAACCGTGGCGACACCCAAATACAGGCCACCGGTGTATTGCAGAGCCTCGACAACCAGATCGACGTCACCACCGGCACCCTGAAATTCAAGGCGCGCTACGAAAACCGTGATCAGGCGCTGTTCCCCAATCAGTTCGTCAACGTCCACCTGCTGGCCGACACCCTCAAAGGCGTGGTACTCGCGCCGTCGGCCGCGATTCAATTCGGCACCAACGGCACCTTCGTCTATGCGATGGATGGCGACAAGAAAGTCACGATCCGCCAGTTGAAGGTCGGCGCCAGCGATGGTGACAACACCGTGATTACCGAAGGCCTGGTCGCCGGCGATCGTGTCGTCCTGGAAGGCACCGACCGCCTGAAGGAAGGCAGCGAAGTGGAAGTGGTCAACGACACCAAGGATGTGCCGACCACCCCGACCGGGCACCTGCAAGGTAAATCGGCGGCCGACGCGACTGAGCCGGCGACCACCGACAAGGCGAAAAAGGGCGGCGCATGA
- a CDS encoding MdtB/MuxB family multidrug efflux RND transporter permease subunit, which yields MNISRLFILRPVATTLSMLAIILAGVIAYRLLPVSALPQVDYPTIRVMTLYPGASPDVMTSAVTAPLERQFGQMPGLTQMASTSSGGASVLTLRFSLDINMDVAEQQVQAAINAATNLLPKDLPAPPVYNKVNPADTPVLTLAITSKTMLLPKLNDLVDTRMAQKIAQISGVGMVSIAGGQRQAVRIKVNPEALAANGLNLSDVRTLIGASNVNQPKGNFDGPTRVSMLDANDQLTSPKDYANLILAYTNGAPLRLKDVAEIVDGAENERLAAWANENQAVLLNIQRQPGANVIEVVDRIKALLPSITDNLPAGLEVTVLTDRTQTIRASVTDVQHELLIAIALVVMVTFLFLRRASATIIPSVAVPLSLIGTFGVMYLAGFSVNNLTLMALTIATGFVVDDAIVMLENISRFIEEGDSPLNAALKGAKQIGFTLISLTLSLIAVLIPLLFMADVVGRLFREFAITLAVAILISLVVSLTLTPMMCARLLKREPKEEEQGRFYRASGEAIDWMIAAYGRKLKWVLKHQPLTLLVAIGTLALTVFLYMVVPKGFFPVQDTGVIQGISEAPQSISFAAMSERQQELAKVILADPAVESLSSYIGVDGDNSTLNSGRLLINLKSHSNRDLSATEVIARLQPELDKLVGIRLFMQPVQDLTIEDRVSRTQYQFSMSSPDSELLSLWSSRLVEALAQRPELTDVASDLQDKGLQVYLVIDRDAASRVGVSVSNITDALYDAFGQRQISTIYTQASQYRVVLQSQSGEKIGPDALNQIHVKTTDGGQVRLSSLAHIEERQAQLAITHIGQFPAVMMSFNLAPGVALGHAVQIIEQVQKDIGMPIGVQTQFQGAAEAFQASLSSTLLLILAAVVTMYIVLGVLYESYIHPITILSTLPSAAVGALLALLLSGNDLGMIAIIGIILLIGIVKKNAIMMIDFALDAERNQGMDPETAIYQAALLRFRPILMTTLAALFGAVPLMLATGSGAELRQPLGLVMVGGLLVSQVLTLFTTPVIYLYFDRLGRRWGRTSESVEVVEQP from the coding sequence ATGAACATCTCGCGGCTGTTCATCCTTCGCCCGGTCGCCACGACCCTGAGCATGCTGGCCATTATTCTGGCCGGCGTGATCGCCTATCGGCTGTTGCCGGTATCGGCGTTACCGCAGGTCGATTACCCGACCATTCGCGTGATGACCCTCTATCCCGGCGCCAGCCCGGACGTCATGACCAGTGCCGTCACCGCGCCGCTCGAACGCCAGTTCGGGCAGATGCCGGGGCTCACCCAAATGGCTTCGACCAGCTCCGGCGGCGCTTCGGTATTGACCCTGCGGTTCAGCCTCGACATCAACATGGACGTCGCCGAGCAGCAGGTGCAAGCCGCGATCAACGCCGCGACCAATCTGCTGCCCAAGGACCTGCCGGCGCCGCCGGTGTACAACAAGGTCAACCCGGCGGACACCCCGGTGCTGACCCTGGCGATCACCTCCAAAACCATGCTGTTGCCCAAGCTCAATGATCTGGTCGATACACGCATGGCGCAGAAAATCGCCCAGATCAGCGGCGTCGGCATGGTCAGCATTGCCGGCGGCCAGCGTCAGGCGGTGCGGATCAAGGTCAACCCCGAGGCCCTTGCGGCCAACGGCCTGAACCTGTCGGACGTGCGCACCTTGATCGGTGCCTCCAACGTCAACCAGCCCAAGGGCAACTTCGACGGCCCGACCCGGGTCTCGATGCTCGATGCAAACGATCAACTGACCTCGCCCAAGGATTACGCCAACCTGATCCTGGCCTACACCAACGGCGCGCCGTTGCGGCTCAAGGACGTGGCGGAAATCGTCGATGGCGCGGAGAACGAACGCCTCGCAGCCTGGGCCAATGAGAATCAGGCGGTGTTGCTGAACATTCAGCGCCAGCCGGGTGCGAACGTCATCGAGGTGGTCGACCGGATCAAGGCCTTGCTGCCGAGCATCACCGACAACCTGCCGGCCGGTCTCGAGGTCACCGTACTGACCGACCGCACCCAGACCATCCGCGCATCGGTCACCGACGTGCAACACGAGCTGCTGATCGCCATCGCGCTGGTGGTGATGGTGACGTTCCTGTTCCTGCGCCGGGCCAGCGCCACGATCATTCCATCGGTGGCCGTGCCGCTGTCGTTGATCGGCACCTTCGGCGTGATGTACCTCGCCGGTTTCTCGGTGAACAACCTGACCCTGATGGCGCTGACCATCGCCACCGGTTTCGTGGTGGACGATGCGATCGTCATGCTGGAGAACATTTCCCGGTTCATCGAAGAGGGCGACAGCCCGTTGAACGCGGCGCTCAAGGGCGCCAAGCAGATTGGCTTTACCCTGATTTCCCTGACGCTATCGCTGATCGCGGTACTGATTCCGCTGCTGTTCATGGCCGACGTGGTAGGGCGCCTGTTCCGCGAATTTGCCATCACCCTGGCGGTGGCGATCCTGATTTCCCTGGTCGTGTCGTTGACCCTGACACCAATGATGTGCGCGCGGCTGCTCAAGCGCGAACCCAAGGAAGAAGAGCAGGGCCGTTTCTACCGGGCCAGCGGCGAAGCAATTGACTGGATGATCGCGGCTTACGGGCGCAAGTTAAAGTGGGTTCTCAAGCATCAACCGCTGACGTTGCTGGTGGCCATCGGCACTTTGGCGCTGACGGTGTTCCTTTACATGGTGGTGCCGAAGGGCTTCTTCCCGGTGCAGGACACCGGGGTGATTCAGGGGATTTCCGAAGCGCCGCAGTCAATTTCCTTTGCGGCGATGAGCGAGCGGCAGCAGGAACTGGCGAAAGTGATCCTCGCGGATCCTGCCGTCGAAAGCCTGTCGTCCTACATCGGCGTCGATGGCGATAACTCGACATTGAACAGCGGTCGCCTGCTGATCAACCTCAAATCACACAGCAATCGCGACTTGAGCGCCACCGAGGTGATTGCCCGCCTGCAACCGGAACTCGACAAACTGGTCGGTATCCGTCTGTTCATGCAGCCGGTGCAAGACCTGACCATCGAGGACCGGGTCAGCCGCACGCAGTACCAGTTCAGCATGTCGTCGCCGGATTCCGAGCTGCTCAGCCTGTGGAGCAGTCGATTGGTCGAGGCTCTGGCCCAACGGCCGGAACTGACCGACGTCGCCAGTGACCTTCAGGACAAAGGCTTGCAGGTTTACCTGGTGATCGACCGCGATGCCGCCTCGCGGGTCGGCGTATCGGTGTCGAACATTACCGACGCGCTGTACGACGCCTTCGGCCAACGGCAGATTTCGACCATTTACACCCAGGCCAGCCAGTATCGCGTGGTCCTGCAGTCGCAGTCCGGCGAGAAAATCGGCCCGGATGCGCTGAACCAGATTCACGTCAAGACCACCGATGGCGGGCAAGTGCGCCTGTCCAGCCTGGCGCACATCGAAGAGCGCCAGGCGCAACTGGCGATCACCCACATCGGCCAGTTCCCGGCGGTGATGATGTCCTTCAACCTCGCACCCGGCGTGGCGCTGGGGCATGCGGTGCAAATCATCGAGCAAGTGCAAAAGGACATCGGCATGCCGATTGGCGTGCAGACCCAGTTCCAGGGCGCGGCCGAGGCGTTCCAGGCTTCGCTGTCGAGCACCTTGCTGCTGATTCTGGCGGCGGTGGTGACCATGTACATCGTGCTCGGCGTGCTCTACGAGAGCTACATCCACCCGATCACCATCCTCTCGACCCTGCCCTCGGCGGCGGTCGGCGCCTTGCTGGCGTTATTGTTGAGTGGCAATGACCTGGGGATGATCGCGATCATCGGCATCATCCTGCTGATCGGCATCGTGAAGAAAAACGCGATCATGATGATCGACTTCGCCCTCGACGCCGAGCGCAATCAGGGCATGGACCCGGAAACGGCGATTTATCAAGCCGCGCTGCTGCGGTTCCGGCCGATTCTGATGACCACGCTCGCGGCGTTGTTCGGCGCGGTGCCGTTGATGCTCGCCACAGGTTCTGGCGCTGAGTTGCGTCAGCCGTTGGGTCTGGTGATGGTCGGTGGCTTGTTGGTGAGTCAGGTGCTGACGCTGTTCACCACGCCTGTTATCTACCTGTACTTCGACCGCCTCGGTCGTCGTTGGGGCCGCACGTCCGAGTCCGTGGAAGTGGTCGAGCAGCCATGA
- a CDS encoding efflux RND transporter permease subunit: protein MNLSGPFIKRPVATMLLSLAIMLLGGVSFGLLPVSPLPQMDFPVIVVQASLPGASPEVMASTVATPLERSFGAIAGVNTMSSRSSQGSTRVILQFDLDRDINGAAREVQAAINASRNLLPSGMRSMPTYKKVNPSQAPIMVLSLTSDVLEKGQLYDLASTILSQSLSQVQGVGEVQIGGSSLPAVRIELEPQALNQYGVALDDVRNTIANANVRRPKGSVEDGQRLWQVQANDQLEKAKDYESLIIHYNGGAALRLKDVAKVSDGVEDRYNSGFFNDDAAVLLVINRQAGANIIETVNEIKAQLPALQAVLPASVKLNLAMDRSPVIKATLHEAEMTLLIAVALVILVVFLFLGNFRASLIPTLAVPVSLVGTFAVMYLYGFSLNNLSLMALILATGLVVDDAIVVLENISRHIDEGVPPMKAAYLGAQEVGFTLLSMNVSLVAVFLSILFMGGIIESLFREFSITLAASIVVSLVVSLTLTPMLCARWLKPHTPGQENRLQRWSQRANEWMVGKYATSLDWVLRHRRLTLLSLIVTVGVNIALYVVVPKTFLPQQDTGQLIGFVRGDDGLSFSVMQPKMEIFRRAVLKDEAVESVAGFIGGTNGTNNAFMLVRLKPIKERALSAQKVIERLRKEMPKVPGAQLMLMADQDLQFGGGREQTSSQYSYILQSADLGELRQWYPKVVTALKALPELTAIDAREGRGAQQVTLIVDRDQAKRLGVDMDMVTAVLNNAYSQRQISTIYDSLNQYQVVMEVNPKYAQDPITLKQVQVITADGARIPLSTIAHYENSLEDDRVSHEGQFASESISFDMAEGVTVEQGSAAIERAIAKLGMPEDVIVKMAGTADAFAATQKSQPWMILGALVAVYLVLGVLYESYIHPLTILSTLPSAGVGALLSIYALGGEFSLISLLGLFLLIGVVKKNAILMIDLALQLERQKGLEPLESIRSACLQRLRPILMTTLAAILGALPLLLSRAEGAEMRQPLGLTIIGGLIFSQVLTLYTTPVVYLYLDKLRHRFNKWRGVRTDAALETPL from the coding sequence ATGAACCTCTCCGGACCTTTCATCAAGCGGCCGGTCGCCACCATGTTGCTGAGCCTGGCGATCATGCTGCTGGGCGGGGTGAGCTTCGGCCTGCTGCCGGTGTCGCCGTTGCCGCAAATGGACTTCCCGGTGATCGTGGTCCAGGCCAGCCTGCCCGGCGCGAGCCCGGAGGTAATGGCCTCGACCGTGGCCACGCCGCTCGAACGTTCCTTCGGCGCCATTGCCGGGGTCAACACCATGAGCAGCCGCTCCAGCCAGGGCTCGACCCGGGTCATTTTGCAGTTTGACCTCGACCGCGACATCAACGGCGCGGCGCGGGAAGTGCAAGCGGCGATCAACGCCTCGCGCAACCTGCTGCCGAGCGGGATGCGCAGCATGCCGACCTACAAGAAGGTCAACCCGTCCCAGGCACCGATCATGGTGCTGTCGCTGACCTCGGACGTTTTGGAGAAGGGTCAGCTTTACGATTTGGCCTCGACGATCCTGTCCCAGAGCCTGTCCCAGGTGCAGGGCGTGGGCGAAGTACAGATCGGCGGCAGCTCTTTGCCGGCGGTGCGTATCGAACTCGAACCGCAAGCGCTCAACCAGTACGGCGTGGCGCTGGACGATGTGCGTAACACCATCGCCAACGCCAACGTGCGCCGGCCCAAGGGCTCGGTCGAAGACGGTCAGCGTTTGTGGCAGGTTCAGGCCAACGATCAATTGGAAAAGGCCAAGGACTACGAGTCGCTGATCATCCACTACAACGGCGGTGCGGCGCTGCGCCTGAAGGATGTGGCGAAGGTGAGTGACGGCGTCGAAGACCGCTACAACAGCGGTTTCTTCAACGACGACGCGGCGGTGCTGCTGGTGATCAACCGTCAGGCCGGCGCCAACATCATCGAGACCGTCAACGAGATCAAGGCCCAGCTCCCGGCACTGCAAGCGGTGCTGCCGGCCAGCGTCAAACTGAACCTGGCCATGGACCGCTCGCCGGTGATCAAGGCGACCCTGCATGAAGCGGAAATGACCCTGCTGATTGCCGTGGCGCTGGTGATTCTGGTGGTGTTCCTGTTCCTCGGTAACTTCCGCGCTTCGCTGATTCCGACCCTCGCGGTGCCGGTGTCGCTGGTCGGCACCTTCGCGGTGATGTACCTCTACGGGTTCTCGCTGAACAACCTGTCGCTGATGGCATTGATTTTGGCCACCGGGCTGGTGGTGGACGACGCCATCGTGGTGCTGGAGAACATTTCCCGGCACATCGACGAAGGCGTGCCGCCGATGAAGGCCGCTTACCTCGGGGCACAGGAAGTCGGCTTTACGCTGCTGTCGATGAACGTCTCGCTGGTGGCGGTGTTCCTCTCGATCCTGTTTATGGGCGGGATCATCGAAAGCCTGTTCCGTGAGTTTTCCATCACGCTGGCGGCGTCCATCGTGGTGTCGCTGGTGGTCTCGCTAACGCTGACACCGATGCTGTGCGCCCGTTGGCTCAAGCCACATACGCCGGGTCAGGAAAACCGTTTGCAGCGCTGGAGCCAGCGCGCCAATGAGTGGATGGTCGGCAAATACGCCACCAGCCTTGACTGGGTGCTGCGTCACCGTCGTCTGACGTTGCTCAGTCTGATCGTGACAGTTGGCGTTAACATTGCGCTGTATGTGGTTGTTCCTAAGACATTTTTGCCTCAACAAGACACCGGCCAACTGATCGGTTTCGTGCGCGGCGACGACGGTCTGTCGTTCAGCGTCATGCAGCCGAAAATGGAAATCTTCCGCCGTGCCGTGTTGAAAGATGAGGCAGTGGAAAGCGTTGCCGGCTTCATTGGTGGCACTAACGGCACCAACAACGCCTTCATGCTGGTGCGTCTGAAGCCGATCAAGGAACGGGCTTTGTCCGCGCAAAAAGTCATCGAACGCCTGCGAAAGGAAATGCCCAAGGTTCCCGGCGCACAGTTGATGCTGATGGCGGATCAGGACCTGCAGTTTGGCGGTGGTCGTGAACAGACCAGTTCGCAGTATTCCTACATCCTGCAAAGCGCCGACCTTGGCGAATTGCGCCAGTGGTACCCGAAGGTCGTCACCGCGCTCAAGGCGTTGCCGGAGCTGACCGCGATTGATGCCCGTGAAGGGCGCGGCGCGCAGCAAGTGACCTTGATCGTCGATCGCGATCAGGCCAAACGCCTGGGCGTCGATATGGACATGGTCACCGCCGTGTTGAACAACGCCTACAGCCAGCGGCAGATTTCGACGATCTACGACAGCCTTAACCAGTATCAGGTGGTGATGGAGGTCAATCCGAAGTACGCCCAGGACCCGATCACCCTCAAGCAGGTCCAGGTGATCACCGCCGACGGCGCGCGGATTCCGCTGTCGACCATCGCCCATTACGAAAACAGCCTGGAAGATGACCGCGTCAGCCACGAAGGCCAGTTCGCTTCCGAAAGCATTTCCTTCGACATGGCCGAAGGCGTGACCGTGGAGCAGGGCAGTGCAGCCATCGAACGGGCGATTGCCAAGCTCGGCATGCCGGAAGACGTCATCGTGAAAATGGCCGGTACAGCCGATGCCTTTGCCGCCACGCAAAAGAGCCAGCCGTGGATGATTCTTGGCGCGCTGGTGGCGGTGTATCTGGTGCTGGGCGTGCTGTATGAAAGCTACATTCATCCGCTGACCATTCTCTCGACCTTGCCGTCGGCCGGGGTCGGCGCGTTGTTGTCGATCTATGCATTGGGCGGCGAGTTCAGCCTGATCTCGTTGCTCGGGCTGTTTTTGCTGATCGGGGTGGTGAAGAAGAACGCCATTCTGATGATCGACCTCGCGCTGCAACTGGAGCGGCAAAAGGGCCTGGAACCGCTGGAGTCGATTCGCAGCGCGTGCCTGCAACGGCTGCGTCCGATTCTGATGACCACGCTGGCCGCGATCCTCGGAGCGTTGCCGCTGCTGCTGAGCCGTGCCGAAGGTGCGGAAATGCGCCAGCCGCTGGGCCTGACCATCATCGGCGGGCTGATCTTCAGTCAGGTGCTGACCCTTTACACCACCCCGGTGGTTTACCTCTATCTCGACAAACTGCGCCATCGCTTCAATAAATGGCGTGGGGTGCGTACTGATGCTGCTCTGGAAACTCCGCTATGA
- a CDS encoding efflux transporter outer membrane subunit, with product MTDRSLINLSAPLITARGSRLLSLSLCVALLSACAIGPDYQRPTAAAPVQYKEAAGWRQANPSDSLARGAWWELYGDQQLNGLIDKLNSANQTVAQSEAQYRQAQALVRSARGAFFPTVDLTVGKNRSSQGTGSSSSSLSSSSSGIRNTYTAQAGVSWEADVWGKLRRGLEADTANAEASFADLAAMRLSQQSELVQNYLQLRVIDEQRRLLQATVEAYQRSLKMTENQYRAGVSGKDAVAQATTQLKSTEAELVDLIWQRAQFENAIAVLIGLPPAEFSLAETTDIPLLPDVPLNLPSQLLERRPDIASAERSVMAANANIGVAKAAYYPDLTLSLNGGYSSSTSSNWISVPNRFWSVGPQLAMTLFDGGQRSAEVDRSEAAYDETVAKYRQTVLDGFREVENYLVQLKVLEDESAVRQQALDAARESLRLTQNQYKAGLIAYLDVVVVQATALNNERNMLDLLQSRLIASVQLIAALGGGWDGQLELNN from the coding sequence ATGACTGACCGTTCGCTTATCAACCTGTCTGCACCGCTGATTACGGCCCGAGGCTCGCGTTTGTTGAGCCTGTCGCTGTGCGTGGCGCTGCTCAGTGCCTGCGCCATCGGCCCGGATTACCAGCGCCCGACGGCCGCCGCGCCGGTGCAGTACAAGGAAGCGGCCGGTTGGCGTCAGGCCAACCCGAGCGATTCCCTGGCCCGCGGAGCCTGGTGGGAGCTGTATGGCGATCAACAGCTCAACGGCCTGATCGACAAACTCAACAGCGCCAACCAGACCGTCGCCCAGTCCGAAGCCCAGTACCGTCAGGCCCAGGCTCTGGTGCGCAGTGCCCGCGGCGCTTTCTTCCCGACGGTGGACCTGACCGTCGGGAAAAACCGTTCCAGCCAGGGCACCGGCAGCAGCAGTTCGAGCCTGAGCAGTTCCTCCAGCGGCATCCGCAACACCTACACGGCCCAGGCCGGGGTCAGTTGGGAAGCCGACGTCTGGGGCAAGCTGCGCCGGGGCCTTGAGGCCGACACTGCCAACGCTGAGGCGAGTTTTGCCGATCTGGCGGCAATGCGTTTGAGCCAGCAGTCGGAGCTGGTGCAGAACTACCTGCAATTGCGCGTGATCGATGAGCAAAGGCGCCTGCTGCAAGCGACGGTCGAGGCCTATCAGCGCTCGCTGAAAATGACCGAAAACCAATACCGCGCCGGCGTTTCCGGCAAGGACGCGGTGGCACAGGCCACCACTCAGCTCAAGAGCACCGAGGCCGAGTTGGTCGATCTGATCTGGCAGCGCGCCCAGTTCGAGAACGCTATCGCCGTACTGATCGGGCTGCCGCCCGCTGAGTTCAGCCTCGCAGAAACCACGGACATCCCGTTGCTGCCCGACGTGCCGCTGAACCTGCCTTCGCAATTGCTCGAACGTCGCCCGGACATCGCCTCCGCCGAGCGCTCGGTGATGGCGGCCAACGCCAACATCGGCGTGGCCAAGGCCGCTTATTACCCGGACCTGACGTTGAGTTTGAACGGTGGTTACAGCAGCAGCACCTCTTCGAACTGGATCAGTGTGCCGAACCGCTTCTGGTCGGTCGGCCCGCAACTGGCGATGACCTTGTTCGACGGCGGCCAGCGTTCGGCGGAAGTCGACCGCAGCGAAGCGGCCTATGACGAAACCGTGGCCAAGTACCGTCAGACAGTGCTCGACGGTTTCCGCGAGGTGGAAAACTACCTGGTGCAGCTCAAGGTCCTGGAAGACGAGTCCGCCGTGCGTCAACAGGCACTGGACGCGGCGCGTGAATCCCTGCGCCTGACCCAGAACCAGTACAAGGCCGGCTTGATTGCTTATCTGGATGTGGTCGTGGTGCAGGCCACGGCGCTGAACAATGAACGCAATATGCTGG